In Puntigrus tetrazona isolate hp1 chromosome 22, ASM1883169v1, whole genome shotgun sequence, one genomic interval encodes:
- the apobec2a gene encoding C->U-editing enzyme APOBEC-2a, which yields MADRKSSSSGGVSSRLSVRRKERAENEAKKEEKTPKEEEKAEVNGTGAPSENGEPGAPEGATANGENAEKPEPMELPPFEIITGDRMDPFFYKFQYKNVEYSSGRNKTFLCYLVDQGPGASGLLRGFIEDEHASAHAEEAFFQQVLPSYDPALKYTVTWYMSSSPCASCALKLAEVLRARKSVRLSIFSARLFEWEEPEIRAGLKALAAAGCKLRMMKPLDFTYTWDTFVENDEQTFTPWEDCQENYEYYQDKLADILQ from the exons ATGGCCGACAGaaagagcagcagcagcggaGGGGTCAGCTCCCGCCTGAGCGTcaggaggaaagagagagcggAGAATGAGGCcaagaaagaggagaaaaccccaaaagaagaagagaaggcCGAGGTGAACGGGACAGGCGCTCCGTCCGAGAACGGGGAGCCCGGGGCCCCTGAAGGAGCCACGGCCAACGGAGAGAACGCAGAGAAACCGGAGCCCATGGAGCTGCCTCCCTTTGAGATCATCACCGG GGATCGCATGGACCCGTTTTTCTACAAGTTCCAGTACAAGAACGTGGAGTACTCCTCCGGCCGGAACAAAACCTTCTTGTGTTACCTGGTGGACCAGGGGCCCGGGGCCAGCGGGCTCCTGCGGGGCTTCATCGAGGACGAGCACGCGAGCGCTCACGCCGAGGAGGCCTTCTTCCAGCAGGTCCTGCCCAGCTACGACCCGGCCCTCAAGTACACCGTCACCTGGTACATGTCGTCCAGCCCCTGCGCCTCCTGCGCCCTGAAGCTGGCCGAGGTCCTGAGGGCCCGCAAGAGCGTGCGTCTGTCCATCTTCTCGGCGCGGCTCTTCGAGTGGGAGGAGCCTGAGATCAGGGCGGGGCTGAAGGCGCTGGCGGCCGCCGGCTGCAAGCTGCGCATGATGAAGCCGCTGGACTTCACCTACACCTGGGACACCTTCGTGGAGAACGACGAGCAGACGTTCACGCCGTGGGAGGACTGCCAGGAGAACTACGAGTACTACCAAGACAAACTGGCCGACATCCTGCAGTGA
- the elf3 gene encoding ETS-related transcription factor Elf-3, translating into MASSELSLILNNANANLYPSEPQPNLLSMTTLMGRAPHLSEMTFSSNNSGSMGSWDLVNPQMWTRHNVLEWIGFHVEEGRFDASLLNMNYCNMDGITLCTMSKETLMGMFGSMLGERLHHSLENLKARYATDLSETCLSESELDLLDNILQNSFPYMHGPSLGPLLETVVVQPSIPSDNSENNYSYFDEYTSQLTPESDHGYDSLTESFQSSHTGSFLNPSSPDSNSSDSDPEYSEMPYSTSTKNFVKQESGEPKKRGRGRPPKCQSEGYEHFIQSKKSKHAPRGTHLWEFIRDILIHPEKNQGLMKWEDRRDGVFKFLKSEAVAQLWGQKKKNSSMTYEKLSRAMRYYYKREILERVDGRRLVYKFGKNSTGWRVEETGY; encoded by the exons ATGGCGTCAAGCGAACTTAGTCTTATTCTCAACAACGCAAATGCCAACCTGTACCCATCCGAACCGCAGCCCAACTTGTTAAGCATGACCACGCTGATGGGCAGAGCACCACATCTCTCAGAGATGACCTTCAGCAGTAACAACAGCGGCTCAATGG GCTCCTGGGACCTGGTGAACCCACAGATGTGGACCAGACATAATGTGCTGGAGTGGATCGGCTTTCATGTGGAGGAGGGCAGGTTCGATGCCAGTCTGCTGAACATGAACTACTGCAACATGGACGGGATTACGCTGTGCACAATGTCAAAAGAAACTTTGATGGGCATGTTCGGATCCATGCTTGGTGAACGGCTTCACCACAGTCTGGAGAACCTGAAGGCCAGATATG CTACTGACCTTTCCGAGACATGTCTGAGTGAATCCGAATTAGACCTACTGGACAACATACTGCAGAACTCGTTTCCCTACATGCACGGACCGAGTCTTGGTCCTCTTCTGGAAACGGTGGTGGTCCAGCCCTCAATCCCATCAG ATAATTCGGAGAACAACTACAGCTACTTCGATGAGTACACCAGCCAGCTGACCCCAGAGAGCGACCACGGCTATGACTCGCTGACTGAGAGTTTTCAGAGTTCCCACACTG GTAGCTTCCTGAACCCAAGCTCACCTGATTCCAACAGCAGCGACTCCGACCCAGAATACTCAGAGATGCCTTACTCCACCAGCACTA AGAACTTTGTGAAACAAGAGTCAGGAGAGCCCAAAAAGAGAGGCAGAGGACGACCCCCAAAGTGCCAAAGTGAGGGATATGAACACTTCATTCAGTCCAAGAAAAGCAAACATG CTCCAAGAGGAACCCACCTTTGGGAGTTTATCCGGGACATCCTGATCCACCCGGAGAAGAACCAAGGTCTGATGAAATGGGAGGACCGCAGGGATGGCGTCTTCAAGTTCTTGAAGTCCGAAGCTGTTGCTCAGCTCTGGgggcagaagaagaagaacagcaGCATGACGTATGAGAAGCTCAGCCGAGCCATGAG GTATTACTACAAACGAGAGATTCTGGAGAGAGTGGATGGGCGCAGACTGGTCTACAAGTTTGGGAAGAACTCTACTGGATGGAGGGTTGAGGAGACCGGATACTGA
- the pth4 gene encoding parathyroid hormone 4 gives MMLKTQRSQQRAALMILMVVAAVQCQENESRRAVTEHQLMHDRGRSIQSLKRLIWLSSAIEGLHTAQTRTLTADDSRWRSQPGREHRRALETLLSDMYRPHLTGDREK, from the exons ATGATGTTGAAGACGCAGAGATCTCAGCAGCGCGCCGCCCTCATGATACTGATGGTGGTCGCAGCTGTGCAGTGTCAGGAGAACGAGAG CAGACGGGCGGTCACAGAGCACCAGCTGATGCATGATCGCGGTCGCTCCATCCAGAGTCTGAAGCGCTTGATCTGGCTGTCCAGCGCCATCGAGGGGCTTCACACGGCGCAGACGCGCACCCTGACCGCCGACGACAGCAGGTGGCGCTCTCAGCCCGGGAGAGAGCACAGGAGAGCGCTGGAGACGCTGCTGAGCGACATGTACCGACCTCACCTCACCGGAGACCGAGAGAAATAA
- the srsf3b gene encoding serine/arginine-rich splicing factor 3b — MHRDCPLDCKVYVGNLGNNGNKSELERAFGYYGPLRSVWVARNPPGFAFVEFEDPRDATDAVRELDGRTLCGCRVRVELSNGEKRSRNRGPPPSWSRRPRDDYRRRSPAPRRRSPRRRSLSRSRSRSLSRERRRERSLSRDRNHRLSRSFSRSRSRSRSNDRK, encoded by the exons ATGCATCGTGACTGCCCTCTGGACTGTAAGGTGTACGTTGGGAATCTGGGAAATAATGGGAACAAATCCGAGCTGGAGCGGGCGTTTGGCTACTACGGACCCCTGAGGAGCGTCTGGGTGGCCAGGAATCCTCCCGGTTTTGCATTCGTTGAGTTCGAGGACCCTCGCGATGCCACAGACGCCGTCAGAGAGCTGGACGGACG GACCCTCTGCGGTTGCCGAGTGAGGGTGGAGTTGTCCAATGGCGAGAAGCGCTCTCGTAACCGGGGTCCGCCTCCGTCCTGGAGCCGACGCCCACGCGATGACTACCGAAGGCGCAGCCCGGCCCCCAGGCGCAG atCGCCCAGGAGGAGGAGCCTGAGTCGTAGTCGCAGCAG ATCTCTTTCCAGAGAGCGCCGGAGGGAGAGATCGCTGTCTCGAGACAGGAACCACAGGCTTTCGCGATCTTTCTCCCGATCAAGGAG TCGTTCCAGATCGAATGACCGGAAATGA
- the gpr37l1a gene encoding G-protein coupled receptor 37-like 1 — protein sequence MLLRALFALIVFAGSVQADKRAAEMKTSLMQSPPSSSSSSSSSALEIGRDDGDADARAPRLPRGSKHKQQQQRERNAPRTPRPRPDPDAFFTTPRTFNGSLRVHNPLFPLTEESYSAYAVMLLALVVFSVGIVGNLALMCIVWHNYYLKNTWNCALASLAFWDFMVLFFCLPVVIFNELTKRRLMGDLSCRIVPYVEVTSLGVTTFTLCALSIDRFHSVTSVQPRPRQVESCQSILAKLSVIWVGSLVLAAPELLMWRLEQEVSPRTGLPLDSCGQQPSVTLPETLYSLVLTYQQARMWWTFGCFFCLPLLFTGACQLLTRHVADENAKSVRPSSSSSSASSASSSPKKKQRRERQLTRTVVALASVYALCSLPENVWNFVLAYAGIEVGVATRALLALIGQFLLFVRAGATPILLLCICRSLGQAFMDCCCCCCDECLPDPSSSTTSSSSSTNATAVSSSLSSPVSVQEEKLKIVSGTSPAVFFDKVKDGPTELIIGTPC from the exons ATGCTGCTGCGCGCTTTATTCGCTCTGATCGTGTTCGCCGGCTCCGTTCAGGCGGATAAACGCGCGGCGGAGATGAAAACGAGTCTGATGCAGTCTCcaccatcctcatcctcatcctcatcctcctcagcGCTGGAGATAGGACGTGATGATGGAGACGCGGACGCGCGCGCGCCGAGACTTCCGCGCGGCTCCAAGcacaagcagcagcagcagcgcgagCGGAACGCGCCCCGGACCCCGCGCCCGCGCCCCGACCCCGACGCGTTCTTCACCACGCCGCGCACGTTCAACGGCTCGCTGCGCGTCCACAACCCGCTGTTCCCGCTCACGGAGGAGTCGTACAGCGCGTACGCCGTCATGCTGCTCGCGCTCGTCGTGTTCTCCGTGGGCATTGTGGGTAACCTGGCGCTCATGTGTATCGTGTGGCACAACTATTACCTGAAGAACACCTGGAACTGCGCGCTGGCCAGTCTGGCGTTCTGGGACTTCATGGTCCTGTTCTTCTGCCTGCCGGTGGTCATCTTCAACGAGCTGACCAAGAGGAGACTGATGGGAGATCTGTCCTGCAGGATAGTGCCCTACGTGGAG GTGACGTCTCTCGGCGTGACCACCTTCACTCTGTGTGCGCTCAGCATCGACCGCTTCCACTCGGTGACCAGCGTCCAGCCTCGGCCGCGGCAGGTGGAGTCCTGTCAGTCCATCCTGGCCAAGCTGTCGGTGATCTGGGTGGGGTCCCTGGTCCTGGCGGCCCCGGAGCTGCTGATGTGGCGTCTGGAGCAGGAGGTGTCCCCGCGGACGGGTCTCCCGCTGGACTCGTGCGGTCAGCAGCCGTCCGTGACGCTGCCCGAGACGCTCTACTCGCTGGTCCTGACCTACCAGCAGGCcaggatgtggtggaccttcgGATGCTTCTTTTGCTTGCCGCTGCTGTTCACCGGCGCGTGTCAGCTGCTCACGCGGCACGTGGCGGACGAAAACGCCAAGAGCGTCCGTCCATCATCTTCGTCGTCTTCAGCGTCTTCCGCGTCTTCGTCACCGAAGAAGAAGCAGCGGCGAGAGCGTCAGCTGACCCGCACCGTGGTGGCGCTGGCGTCCGTTTACGCCCTTTGCAGTTTGCCGGAAAACGTCTGGAACTTCGTTCTGGCTTACGCGGGCATAGAGGTGGGCGTGGCCACACGGGCTCTCctcgctctgattggccagttcCTGTTGTTCGTGCGGGCGGGAGCGACGCCCATCCTGTTGCTTTGCATCTGTCGGTCTCTCGGCCAGGCGTTCAtggactgctgctgctgctgctgcgacGAGTGTCTTCCGGATCCTTCGTCGTCAACGACGTCTTCGTCTTCATCCACTAACGCCACGGCTGTCTCCTCGTCCCTGTCCTCGCCCGTCTCCGTCCAGGAGGAGAAGCTGAAGATTGTGTCCGGAACATCGCCCGCGGTGTTCTTCGATAAAGTGAAGGACGGTCCAACTGAGCTGATCATCGGAACACCGTGTTGA